The Phoenix dactylifera cultivar Barhee BC4 chromosome 17, palm_55x_up_171113_PBpolish2nd_filt_p, whole genome shotgun sequence genome contains a region encoding:
- the LOC103711827 gene encoding uncharacterized protein LOC103711827 — translation MASKAAAAAAAAANAAAKGAAEGYQYPWREKLAKYKSELTKGVWGYWELGAWKPLALSARKRARLRKEVLLAGENWPYDPPKKEMRNKRKGHKCDRVAAEKRATTAELMKKMPEMLLDYKKRRWEKKMQEEEGKS, via the exons ATGGCGAGCAAggccgcggcggcggcggcggcggcggcgaacgCGGCGGCCAAGGGGGCGGCTGAGGGGTACCAGTACCCATGGAGGGAGAAGCTGGCCAAGTACAAGAGCGAGCTCACCAAGGGGGTCTGGGGCTATTGGGAGCTCGGCGCCTGGAAGCCCCTCGCCCTCAGCGCCCGAAAACGTGCGCGCCTCCGCAAGGAGGTCCTCCTTGCTGGAGA GAATTGGCCCTACGATCCGCCGAAGAAggagatgaggaacaagaggaaaggaCACAAATGCGACCGCGTGGCTGCAGAGAA GCGGGCAACTACTGCTGAGTTGATGAAGAAGATGCCGGAAATGCTGTTGGATTATAAG AAGCGGAGGTGGGAGAAAAAGAtgcaagaggaagaaggaaagagctGA